The genome window CAGTGTTAACCGGATCCCTGGCAGTGCGGTCCTGCAGCATGGGGAGATGGCCTTATTAGCCTAatggttaatccggccctgatcaTGCAGAGTTGTACAGATAAGGAGTGGCTTCTCAAGCGGGAGTGGCAGAAGTTGGAGCAGGGACATGTTGGGTTTGTGCGCCATTAATGCAGTACCATTCCCCTTGTGTGTCGGTATGTAGGGGTAGGGTCGGGGGGCAGAGGCTAGAGTTTGATGGAACAGCAtctgtgggagggaaggaggaagaagcaGAGGATCTGGCATTACATGGATCTTCCAGTTTTccctccacagcagcagcagcatactAAAGCCAGGGAGGCTATTCCAGCCATGGTTGTAGCAATCACATCTGGCTTTTTGAATTCTCCGAAGTTCAGAGGTGTCTGagtctggggttttggtttgtctCACTGTGGAAGTAGGGCCAACCACTAAATTTGGATCTATATCTAAGCTTGGATACAAGTTATTAGTGTGGGCCAGTCATTTCTGCAGAGTTGTTGTTGCAAAGCTTGGTCATCTCACCCGTATGATGTTTAACCAAAAATCTTTTAGAGCATCTGTTGTAACTGCCTTGGAATTGCTGTGACTAAATATTATTTGTTCACTCCTTTGTATCTCTGAATTTTTTGCTACTTAATACTTctttggggcgggggagaagtACAAAAATGATTATAGAACCTCTGAATACATTGAGTTCGGTCAGTTGAGGAGGCACAGAGTCAGAAACAGTAGTGTAGTTGACTGTAAATGGAGTTTACCCCTTCTGTTTTGGAGAATATTGAGTTATTTTAGGTGTTTAGCCCCTTTTTTACCACTACACCACTGATCAGAAATAATTCTAGTATGTTCCCTCAAAAACCAGCATTAGAAAGCATCTGTTACTAATTCACGATAGTCCTTTTGTTCCTATGACTCCAACAATACTGGGCAAGTTTCTTGTATATGCAGACTGCAGTTTTCTGAAGTCCAAAGCTAAAATATTTCTGACTACTAACAATATGCCTGTCTGAAAAACAAATGCTCCACTGAACCACATCAGAACCATGATGCCAGGAATACATCCTCTACTCACTGGAGTCATGGTGCTCATCTGCACTCCACAGCTTTGGCCATGAGTTCAGTAGGAGAAATGATGCTATAAAGTAGTGGTTTTCAACCGGTGGTATGCAGAGGTTTTCAAGGctgtacatcaactcatctggatatttgcctagttttacaacaggctacataaaaagcactaatgaagtcagtacaaactaaaatgtcatacagacaatggcttgtttattcTGCTCTGTATgctatactgaaatgtaagtacaatatttatattccagttgatttattttataattatatggtaaaatgagaaaataagcaatgtgtccgtaatagtgtgctgtgacactttgggatttttatgtctggttttgatAGCAAGatgtttttaagtgaggggaaacttggggtacacaagacaaatcggactcctgaaaggggagcagtagtctggaaaggttgagaaccactgctataaagaGCAGCCGTCCCCACAGCCCCAACACGAATTCATCCCTTTCAGAACCATGGAGACCAAACCCCATGGAGCACCCAGAGAAGAAGGTTAGGGCTGTGCATGGCACTGAGCCAGAGTCCCCCATGTGCCTCAGACCAGGCCCAGTGATGACAAGGATTGCGCCAAGAGAGAGAacacatctttcttttttttaagcataTTGTTTAATGGAAAAAATGGAATTCCAAAGTGTACAGGAATAAGAAAATTGGAACATGAGCCTCAACATTTTCCCATTCATTGAACCAAATAAAACAATTAACAACCCACACAGCAGCAGGAACatgaaatattctattttcataaggaattagcagattagaaaaaaatccagatgaATCAAAATAACTTAAATAAATAGATTACTCAAAGATTAACTTGTTAAATAGAGATGATATAAACATTGATGTGCTATAGCACAATAAATAATGCCCCCCAAATAACAGCACTTTGGCTGCTTAATTTCTGAAAGCCACAAAATCCCAGCCAGTAGCTAGCCTCAGGCTGGCTAGGACTCACTGTGCTGTTGATACAACATACTCGTGCAAGGGAGGGGTAACTGTTACCAGTTTACTGCTCTACTAGAGAAAGAGCAAGGCTTAGACTAAATACAACTGTGCTGCGAGTGCATTGCACTCATACAACCCTGTTCAGCTTAAGGGGTTTCCAAAGGGTCTTCATTTCCCTCAGCAAATCCCTTTTCTCTACCCAGGGTTTTCAACTTCAGAAAGTGGCATATCCCATAGACAactgagcctttttaaaaaaaaaaaagtctcttaaCATGATGCTcctcaataaataaatacatacataaatagaCTGCTAGCTGGAATCTGCCTGAAAACATGTTAACAGAAGGAGATGGGCTGCTTGCAGACTGACTGGCACTTTCACAGAGAGGTTTCCTTCAAGGGGAAACTGGAGAACATCAGGGATTTTTCTTCTTTGGCTTCTCTTAGCGTTTTGCCTCACCATTGGCTTCAGCTCTggaaagaaggggagaaaaggaaTAGTTTAAAAACCTGTTCATGGAACAATTATCATTAGTTAGAACATGAGAACTCCTGGGGCTCTGAGCCTGCTCTCAACCATATCAACTGAAACTTTGTTAACTTTGACATAGTTCCTCTTTGTTCACGCCAAAGGAAAGtcagctggagggggcggggacgggggaggggcagttcagaagcactgagcacccgTGAGTCCAATAGTCTCCAGAAGGACTTGCAGCTGCCCAGCATATGTGGCCATTATCAacgacttgcccaagctcacacaggaagtctggagcAGAGTAGGGAACAGGAAGAACCTAGTTCCATaatctaaccactaggccaccttTAAGGTAGGATATGGTTATATATTGgattgagagagacaagttttgggAGAGATTACTGTGCCCTGAGGAGAGGTAACTTTTAAGCAGTTTGTGCTAAGGAACCACCTAGTTCTGCCTTTAAAGTAACTTTTCAGAAAATCGTTCTGAGAATGAATGACTCACTTGTCCAAAATTGCTTTAATGATGATCTTCACCCACGGAGCAGTGGGTTCCAAACACACTTCTCTGCCGTCCTTAAGAGTAGCGCtgcaaagaaggaaaaacaaaggtcAGGCATCTATCTACTTGGTGGACTCTCATTAGGATATCTTTCAACCTTTTAAAATACAGGCAAGCCTGGGGTCAGTtgacagttccattgacttcactagagagccacaccaatttacactagctaaggatctggcccaacatcATTTGTTTGGTTAAAAATGTTCCAggtgtggaggggggaaaaaaaaatctccctatATATATATGCCttcctgtttttttaatattgccTGGTATCTCTATCTGTGCGTGTGTAGATATAAAAGGTCTTTATCTCCATTGGTATTGCTTTTTATGTAGAGGGCTGAATCCTGCATTCCTCTGGCAGGGAAACCACCTATGTACTCAGTGGGGAATttacagtgggagttttgtctgtaGGAGGACTGGAGGAATTGGGTTGAAAGGTTGTATTGGGTATTAATAATTTCTCCTGCCCTTCTTATGCTTGTTCTAGAACTTGATAGATTATTCCCCATGGGGATTTGTacttccaccccagagatgcTGGACACTATGAAAAGCAAAGTGCATTACCTAATATTTTGTCTTTagaaagaataaaaatcactCTTAGGGAGTCTCCCTGAGTGGTGTGGGCCTGCTAGTGCTCCTCACCCCCTTGAAAACTCCTGGCCCAGCACAATGCAAAGCAGTCTCCTCCTAGTTTAGCAGCAGGTAGAATTTTGCAAAACTACTTACATGATCTCAACGTTCTGGCAGTGAGGTCCGCTCGGGGTCAGCTTCACGTCCCGAATGTTCCTGGGAGGGATGAACTTGGAATGCGTGCCGATGCACTGGCATCGGAGCTCATTCCCCATCCTTGCCAGACTCATCCCTGGAAAAGAACAAGAGTTGTGTGGGGTTAGCTGGGTATCTCGCCATCTATATATGTGAAGCAGAGCACCTGATTTTGCTTGTTGCTTGATCAGGCATGCTTGCTCTCTGTTTCTTCACAAGGGTCTTGGCTAAAAGGTTACTTTTGCCCTCACCTCTAAAACCTCTAATTATGAAAAAGTATGGAGAGCGGTTAATGCTGCTGCAAAATaatgtctggattttttttttaaagaaaattctaaGTTaccaggttttttgttgttttgctttaaaCTGGCCACATTCTTA of Natator depressus isolate rNatDep1 chromosome 4, rNatDep2.hap1, whole genome shotgun sequence contains these proteins:
- the LOC141985740 gene encoding interleukin-8-like — encoded protein: MSCKLVVAVLAVFLIYATVSEGMSLARMGNELRCQCIGTHSKFIPPRNIRDVKLTPSGPHCQNVEIIATLKDGREVCLEPTAPWVKIIIKAILDKAEANGEAKR